A genomic window from Cutibacterium acnes includes:
- the ispF gene encoding 2-C-methyl-D-erythritol 2,4-cyclodiphosphate synthase encodes MEIRTGIGTDVHQLSAGVPMHVAGLSFPDERVGLVGHSDGDVACHAICDALLSATGLGDIGSVFGTADPQWAGAAGADLVGHVVALIAGKGWTVQNVAVQVIGQRPRMAARRAEAETALAQTVGAPVSVSATTTDHLGFTGRGEGVAAVASALVTRGLKSEDNSLIR; translated from the coding sequence ATGGAAATTCGGACGGGGATCGGGACGGATGTCCACCAGTTAAGCGCGGGCGTGCCGATGCATGTTGCCGGGCTTTCTTTCCCTGACGAGAGGGTTGGGCTGGTCGGTCATTCTGACGGTGACGTTGCCTGCCACGCCATATGCGACGCGCTGTTATCGGCGACCGGACTGGGCGATATCGGCTCAGTATTTGGCACCGCAGATCCGCAGTGGGCTGGGGCGGCTGGTGCCGACTTAGTTGGTCATGTGGTAGCTCTCATCGCCGGGAAAGGATGGACAGTCCAGAACGTCGCGGTGCAGGTTATTGGTCAGAGACCGCGTATGGCCGCTCGCAGGGCCGAGGCGGAGACCGCCCTGGCACAAACCGTCGGGGCTCCGGTTTCCGTGTCGGCGACGACGACCGATCACTTGGGGTTTACCGGACGTGGTGAGGGAGTAGCAGCGGTTGCGTCAGCCCTTGTCACTCGAGGGCTCAAAAGTGAGGATAACTCTCTGATCCGGTAG
- a CDS encoding PTS glucitol/sorbitol transporter subunit IIA — MATTSSTLWNAVVLRIGKGAQDMLDTGVIVLFGEPVPDALSDICVVHNRGGRSPLTPQRELLPGDVLNFAGTRYTIDEVGEAATSNLSDLGHVALYFNSPDQSLLAGAIKVSGPPPQLPDQRVILTFEPSSDKG, encoded by the coding sequence ATGGCGACTACGTCTAGCACATTGTGGAACGCCGTAGTGCTCCGCATCGGCAAAGGCGCCCAGGACATGTTGGATACCGGAGTCATCGTGCTGTTCGGAGAGCCCGTGCCCGATGCCTTGTCTGATATTTGCGTAGTTCACAATCGCGGTGGTCGTTCCCCGCTGACTCCTCAGCGCGAACTACTACCCGGAGATGTCCTCAACTTCGCTGGCACTCGCTACACCATCGATGAGGTCGGAGAAGCCGCAACCTCAAATCTCAGCGATCTCGGCCACGTCGCGTTGTATTTCAATTCCCCCGACCAATCTCTACTTGCTGGAGCTATCAAGGTGTCCGGGCCACCACCACAGCTACCGGATCAGAGAGTTATCCTCACTTTTGAGCCCTCGAGTGACAAGGGCTGA
- a CDS encoding PTS sugar transporter subunit IIB translates to MIEKKILVCCGTGTATSVQVANKLQRLLRERGINARMEHCRVAEVPRVAERFSPDVIVSTTAVKQPTENVKMFRGVAFLTGVDEGQLADEIANALKS, encoded by the coding sequence ATGATCGAGAAGAAGATTCTTGTTTGCTGTGGCACTGGTACTGCGACGTCAGTGCAGGTTGCCAACAAACTTCAGCGGTTGCTGCGTGAGCGCGGGATCAACGCCCGGATGGAGCACTGCCGTGTCGCGGAAGTTCCGCGGGTGGCTGAGAGGTTTAGCCCTGATGTGATTGTCTCAACGACCGCAGTGAAGCAGCCCACCGAGAACGTCAAAATGTTCCGCGGCGTTGCATTCCTTACCGGTGTTGATGAAGGGCAGTTGGCAGACGAGATTGCGAACGCATTGAAATCGTGA
- a CDS encoding CarD family transcriptional regulator, whose amino-acid sequence MTFNVGETVVYPNHGAAVIEDIETRTIKGEEKLYLVLRILGQNDLVVRVPASNLDLVGVRDVVDDEGLENVFEVLRKTNVEEPSNWSRRYKANLEKLHSGNVLKVAEVVRDLWRRERDRGLSAGEKRMLSKARQILVSELALAKKVADDRAEEMLDEVLAS is encoded by the coding sequence ATGACTTTCAACGTTGGTGAAACCGTTGTCTACCCGAATCATGGCGCTGCCGTGATCGAGGATATCGAGACTCGCACTATTAAAGGCGAGGAAAAGCTCTACCTCGTTCTGAGGATTCTCGGACAAAACGATTTGGTTGTGCGAGTGCCAGCCAGCAATCTTGACCTTGTCGGCGTTCGTGACGTCGTTGATGACGAGGGTCTCGAGAATGTTTTCGAGGTCCTTCGTAAGACCAATGTTGAGGAGCCATCCAACTGGTCTCGCCGTTACAAGGCTAACCTTGAAAAGCTCCACTCTGGCAACGTTCTCAAAGTTGCCGAGGTCGTCCGTGACCTGTGGCGCCGCGAACGTGACCGCGGTCTGTCCGCCGGCGAGAAGCGGATGCTCTCGAAAGCTCGTCAAATCCTGGTGTCTGAGTTAGCCCTCGCCAAAAAGGTAGCTGATGACCGGGCTGAGGAGATGCTCGACGAGGTTCTCGCCTCCTGA
- a CDS encoding response regulator transcription factor, which translates to MTRVLIIEDEESYREATAFMLRKEGFEVNTAANGADGLEIYSHNGADIVLLDLMMPGLPGTEVCRQLRQRGNVGIIMVTARDSEIDKVVGLELGADDYVTKPFSHRELVARIRAVTRRGGPEIEVSPDVLEESGVRMDVERHEVSVGGTAVRLALKEFDLLEVLLRNAGRVMTRASLIDRVWGADYVGDTKTLDVHIKRLRAKIEDDPSRPVRIITVRGLGYKFQA; encoded by the coding sequence ATGACCCGTGTACTCATCATCGAGGACGAAGAGTCCTATCGCGAGGCCACCGCCTTCATGCTGCGCAAAGAGGGATTTGAGGTCAATACTGCCGCCAATGGCGCTGATGGTCTCGAAATCTACTCGCACAACGGTGCCGACATCGTACTGCTCGACCTCATGATGCCAGGGCTTCCAGGGACCGAAGTCTGCCGTCAGCTACGCCAGCGCGGCAATGTCGGGATCATCATGGTGACGGCTAGGGATTCGGAGATCGACAAGGTTGTCGGGCTGGAGCTCGGAGCCGACGACTACGTCACCAAACCGTTTAGCCACCGAGAATTGGTCGCGCGCATCCGCGCTGTGACTCGTCGCGGCGGCCCTGAGATAGAGGTTTCCCCCGATGTGCTCGAGGAGAGCGGGGTAAGGATGGACGTTGAGCGGCATGAGGTCAGCGTCGGCGGGACGGCAGTGCGACTTGCCCTCAAAGAGTTCGACCTACTTGAGGTGCTGCTGCGCAATGCAGGACGTGTCATGACCCGAGCCTCCCTCATCGACCGAGTGTGGGGAGCCGACTATGTTGGCGACACTAAAACTCTTGACGTGCACATCAAAAGGCTGCGCGCAAAGATTGAAGATGACCCATCCCGTCCGGTGCGCATCATCACCGTACGCGGACTGGGCTACAAGTTTCAGGCCTAA
- a CDS encoding sensor histidine kinase, translating to MRTVGMILSAIIGAVVGAGLTVLVSRVVESSRHPVDTLATDIEAIEVDSALARALDLTTEAAVIVGPHDEVLHTTLGARSMELVRGSRIADEALLKLVRTARREGRDIVDTMEMKRASTGADLILTVRVGPLDDHGNAVISASDSSRHVRLAETRRDFVANVSHELKTPIGAVSILAEAIEGAADDPEAVRHFSQRLTAESSRLSALVTQIIDLSRLQADEPLLRAEPVAVADAIDEAVSRHREQAANREVSLVVRCDDDLWVLGDQSQLTEAVANLVHNAIVYSEPKARVVVSARRVRDVDTDVIAIAVADNGIGISEADQKRIFERFYRVDYSRSRENGGTGLGLSLVKHTCQAHGGSVDVWSKLGQGSTFTLRLPTLDVDHHNESNQEES from the coding sequence ATGCGAACTGTGGGCATGATTCTGTCAGCGATCATTGGTGCCGTCGTCGGCGCTGGATTGACGGTCCTCGTGAGCCGCGTGGTGGAGTCGTCTCGTCATCCCGTGGACACCCTCGCCACCGACATCGAGGCTATCGAAGTCGATTCGGCCCTCGCCCGAGCTCTCGACTTAACCACCGAGGCAGCCGTCATCGTCGGACCGCATGACGAGGTCCTCCACACCACACTGGGTGCGCGATCGATGGAACTCGTACGCGGCTCACGTATCGCTGACGAGGCTCTGCTCAAACTGGTGCGTACTGCCCGGCGCGAGGGGCGCGACATCGTCGACACCATGGAGATGAAACGGGCCTCCACGGGGGCCGACCTCATTCTCACCGTGCGAGTCGGTCCTCTCGATGATCACGGCAACGCCGTTATCTCTGCCAGTGACAGCTCGCGACATGTCAGGCTGGCCGAGACCCGCCGAGACTTCGTCGCCAATGTCTCTCACGAGTTGAAGACCCCCATCGGTGCTGTCTCCATCCTCGCCGAAGCCATCGAAGGTGCAGCTGACGACCCAGAGGCCGTCCGACATTTCTCCCAGCGGCTAACAGCAGAGTCCTCACGACTGTCTGCCCTCGTCACCCAGATCATCGACTTGTCCCGGCTACAAGCCGACGAACCACTACTGCGCGCTGAACCAGTGGCTGTCGCAGACGCCATTGACGAGGCCGTCTCACGCCACCGCGAACAAGCTGCCAATCGAGAGGTGTCCTTGGTAGTGCGCTGCGACGACGACCTGTGGGTCCTCGGGGATCAAAGCCAGCTCACCGAAGCAGTCGCCAATCTTGTTCACAACGCCATTGTCTATTCCGAACCAAAGGCCCGGGTAGTGGTCTCCGCCCGGCGAGTCCGTGACGTCGACACCGACGTCATCGCAATCGCCGTCGCCGACAACGGAATCGGTATTAGCGAGGCTGACCAAAAGCGTATTTTCGAACGGTTCTATCGGGTGGACTACTCCCGTTCCAGGGAAAACGGTGGAACCGGCCTGGGATTGTCGCTGGTTAAGCACACCTGCCAGGCACACGGGGGATCTGTCGATGTGTGGAGCAAATTGGGCCAGGGGTCCACGTTCACCCTTCGACTTCCAACCCTCGACGTTGATCACCACAACGAATCCAATCAGGAGGAGTCATGA
- the phoU gene encoding phosphate signaling complex protein PhoU, which translates to MRESYHDELNATSGRILTMAELVRVAVKDATAALIGADLTTAERVISDDSKVDSLNEEIERRCFDLLARQAPVAGELRTIVAMLRMCYELARMGDLAAHVAKIARLRFPEVAVPPQVADQFVEMSKIADSMIGKAEKTLADRDAEAAESLASEDSKMDDLRRDQFRLLLGDDWTYGVESAVDTALLGRYYERIADHAVAVGSRVIYIVTGEGPAGEDWPSAY; encoded by the coding sequence ATGCGTGAGAGCTATCACGACGAGCTCAATGCCACCAGCGGCAGAATTCTGACGATGGCGGAGCTGGTTCGGGTCGCCGTCAAAGATGCCACGGCGGCTCTCATCGGTGCGGACCTGACTACCGCTGAGCGTGTCATCTCTGACGACTCGAAGGTCGACTCGTTGAACGAGGAGATCGAACGTCGTTGTTTTGATCTGCTGGCCCGTCAAGCCCCAGTGGCCGGCGAGTTGCGCACCATTGTCGCGATGCTACGGATGTGTTACGAGCTTGCACGTATGGGCGATCTTGCTGCCCACGTCGCTAAGATTGCCCGCCTTCGTTTCCCTGAGGTTGCGGTGCCTCCGCAGGTCGCTGACCAGTTCGTCGAGATGTCGAAGATTGCCGACTCCATGATTGGCAAGGCTGAGAAGACTCTTGCCGATCGCGACGCGGAGGCCGCCGAATCTCTGGCGTCTGAGGACTCCAAGATGGATGATCTGCGACGCGATCAGTTCCGTCTGTTACTGGGCGACGACTGGACTTACGGGGTGGAGAGCGCCGTCGACACCGCTTTGTTGGGCCGCTACTACGAGCGTATCGCCGATCACGCCGTGGCCGTCGGTTCCCGTGTCATCTACATCGTCACTGGTGAGGGCCCCGCTGGTGAAGACTGGCCGAGCGCGTACTGA
- a CDS encoding polysaccharide deacetylase family protein: protein MPAGVFGVGAAVTKPACAEPPSNYSPLKVPGTVVKDIDGLEAGTNHGRAADKYVYSASVVNQWLEKPSTQPKNKKIVFVTFDDGPTTKFTGEQLDNLEKAGARATFFMIPPQMRDVGKNMLSRSLKMGNALAIHSYSHDYKYLYHGSAANKAKHISCDWDWAMAQSRAILGSNYFSSAFRYPGGHMSWTNLSQADATLAKRGVGWIDWNAMSGDADAQRPTTVPGYLQMVKKSIKESNNPNVVVILNHDTYGKQMTAKAMPSILAWLKSQGYEFGVIA from the coding sequence GTGCCCGCCGGCGTATTCGGTGTTGGTGCGGCCGTCACCAAGCCCGCCTGCGCTGAGCCGCCGTCGAATTACTCCCCGCTTAAGGTTCCGGGCACTGTCGTCAAGGACATCGACGGTCTGGAAGCGGGGACGAACCACGGCAGGGCTGCCGACAAGTATGTCTACTCGGCTTCGGTGGTGAATCAATGGTTGGAGAAGCCTTCCACCCAGCCCAAGAACAAGAAGATCGTTTTCGTCACTTTTGACGACGGTCCAACGACCAAATTCACCGGCGAGCAGCTGGATAATCTGGAGAAGGCAGGTGCTCGTGCCACCTTCTTCATGATCCCCCCGCAGATGCGTGACGTGGGCAAGAACATGCTCAGCCGCTCGCTCAAGATGGGCAATGCGCTGGCCATCCACTCGTACTCCCACGACTACAAATACCTGTACCACGGCAGCGCTGCGAACAAGGCCAAGCACATCAGTTGTGACTGGGACTGGGCAATGGCTCAGAGTCGTGCCATCCTCGGGTCGAATTACTTCTCTTCGGCCTTCCGCTACCCGGGCGGCCACATGTCCTGGACTAATCTGTCTCAGGCTGACGCTACGCTGGCTAAGCGCGGGGTCGGCTGGATCGATTGGAACGCGATGAGTGGAGATGCTGACGCCCAGCGTCCCACGACTGTTCCTGGATATCTCCAGATGGTTAAGAAGAGCATTAAGGAGTCCAATAACCCGAACGTCGTGGTCATCCTCAATCACGACACCTACGGCAAACAGATGACGGCTAAAGCCATGCCTTCCATCCTCGCGTGGCTCAAGAGCCAGGGCTACGAGTTCGGCGTTATTGCCTAA
- a CDS encoding phosphoglyceromutase gives MTAKLILLRHGESEWNSKNLFTGWVDVDLNEKGEGEARHAADLLKQENLLPDIVHTSLLRRAIHTAYLALDGCDRHWIPVHRSWRLNERHYGALQGLNKAETKEKYGNDQFMAWRRSYDVRPPDLDRDSEFSQFHDPRYADIPASERPVAECLKDVVARMVPYFTSDIAADLKDGKTVLVAAHGNSLRALVKHLDEISDEDIAGLNIPTGIPLFYELDDNLKPVTRGGRYLDPEAAAAGAKAVANQGNK, from the coding sequence ATGACTGCAAAGCTCATCCTGCTCCGCCATGGCGAGAGCGAATGGAACTCCAAGAACCTCTTCACCGGCTGGGTGGACGTCGATCTCAACGAGAAGGGCGAGGGCGAGGCTCGTCACGCCGCCGACCTGCTCAAGCAGGAAAACCTCCTGCCCGATATCGTCCACACCTCGCTGCTACGTCGTGCTATCCATACCGCCTACCTAGCCCTTGACGGCTGCGACCGCCATTGGATCCCGGTGCATCGCTCCTGGCGCCTCAACGAGCGTCACTACGGTGCGCTGCAGGGTCTCAACAAGGCTGAGACCAAGGAGAAGTACGGCAACGACCAGTTCATGGCTTGGCGTCGCTCCTACGATGTTCGTCCACCGGACCTTGACCGCGACAGCGAATTCAGCCAGTTCCATGACCCGCGGTACGCCGACATCCCGGCGTCCGAGCGTCCGGTCGCCGAGTGTCTCAAAGACGTCGTGGCCCGCATGGTGCCGTACTTCACCTCTGATATTGCTGCCGACCTTAAGGACGGCAAGACGGTGCTCGTGGCTGCTCACGGTAACTCCCTGCGCGCCCTCGTCAAGCACCTCGACGAGATCAGTGACGAGGACATCGCCGGCCTCAACATCCCGACCGGTATCCCGCTGTTCTACGAGCTTGACGACAACCTCAAGCCCGTGACTAGGGGGGGCCGCTACCTCGACCCTGAGGCCGCTGCCGCCGGCGCCAAGGCAGTCGCTAACCAGGGAAACAAGTAA
- a CDS encoding PTS sugar transporter subunit IIA, with protein MPTPRLIVADVTATSQNDLYAQVNDRLTADNMVKSTFLNAVSAREKKFPTGLDFGYVSITIPHIDPEHVISPGLLVCRNSASTTFHAMDDPERNLDVQLSIWPLVTDPGNQIDMLEAVITLIQDESSYRILLHGSHAEVANTLPDVLATVED; from the coding sequence ATGCCGACGCCCCGTCTTATCGTGGCCGACGTGACGGCCACCAGCCAGAATGACCTTTACGCCCAGGTCAATGATCGTCTCACCGCTGACAACATGGTGAAATCCACATTCCTTAACGCGGTGAGTGCACGAGAGAAGAAATTCCCCACCGGGCTTGACTTCGGCTACGTGTCCATCACTATTCCGCACATCGATCCCGAACACGTCATCTCCCCGGGGCTACTGGTATGCCGCAATAGTGCATCGACAACCTTCCACGCCATGGACGATCCCGAGCGCAACCTCGACGTCCAGCTCAGCATCTGGCCCCTAGTCACTGACCCCGGCAATCAAATCGACATGCTCGAAGCTGTCATCACACTCATCCAAGACGAGTCGTCGTACCGCATTCTGCTGCACGGCAGCCACGCGGAGGTCGCGAATACACTCCCGGACGTCCTCGCAACGGTAGAAGACTGA
- a CDS encoding PTS sugar transporter subunit IIB produces the protein MVNKKVLVCCGTGIATSVQVANKLQRMLRDRGITATMKECKTANVPAQMTTFQPDAIVVTTAITPPDEEIKVYRGTPLLTGVDAEELADQIASDLKA, from the coding sequence ATGGTCAACAAGAAGGTTCTGGTCTGCTGCGGCACTGGCATCGCAACCTCCGTCCAAGTGGCGAACAAGTTGCAGCGGATGCTGCGTGATCGGGGCATCACCGCGACGATGAAGGAATGCAAAACGGCCAACGTCCCCGCCCAAATGACGACATTCCAGCCTGACGCCATCGTCGTCACCACCGCTATCACCCCTCCAGATGAGGAGATCAAGGTCTACCGAGGCACGCCGCTGCTCACCGGTGTTGACGCCGAGGAACTCGCAGACCAGATCGCTAGCGACCTCAAAGCCTGA
- a CDS encoding asparaginase, whose product MMQTHVLYTGGTLGMVSTPNGLAPGADLTGWLNQLLSGTELAGTFETLSFEHLIDSANATPDDWRRIVDDLWEHRDDADSFVVLHGTDTLAYTSAALSYALTEFGKPVVVTGAQYSLGVVGTDAAPNVTGALRAATSGRLNGVAVFFGHKLLRGNRVTKLSSWAYNGFDSPAVPQLARTGAPWQWVENESTGCGWLNPGPYQRHDVLVVDLSPGISARRLRAVLDPLPEAVILRAFGVGNIPSDEPGVVDAILDVISAGTPVVVASQCMQADVQLGQYQSSHALTEGGAVSAHDMTLEALYAKLVFLLSQGLHGKELKRWIETDIAGEISV is encoded by the coding sequence ATGATGCAAACCCACGTTCTCTACACCGGCGGAACGTTAGGAATGGTGTCCACTCCTAACGGCTTAGCTCCAGGTGCTGATCTGACGGGTTGGCTTAACCAATTACTATCTGGCACCGAACTCGCCGGAACCTTTGAGACCCTGAGTTTCGAGCATCTCATTGACTCGGCCAACGCCACTCCCGATGACTGGCGCCGAATTGTCGACGATCTGTGGGAGCATCGCGACGATGCCGACTCATTCGTTGTTCTTCATGGAACCGACACCTTGGCCTACACCTCAGCCGCGCTGTCCTACGCCCTTACCGAGTTCGGTAAGCCGGTCGTCGTCACCGGAGCACAGTACTCATTGGGAGTCGTCGGAACAGATGCTGCGCCAAACGTCACGGGAGCGCTGCGAGCCGCCACGAGCGGGCGCCTCAACGGGGTCGCGGTCTTCTTTGGCCACAAACTGCTGCGTGGCAATCGCGTCACGAAACTCTCCTCGTGGGCCTATAACGGGTTCGATTCGCCCGCCGTCCCACAATTAGCGCGCACCGGAGCACCGTGGCAATGGGTCGAGAATGAATCGACGGGTTGCGGTTGGCTCAACCCCGGCCCATACCAGCGTCACGACGTCCTCGTCGTTGATCTATCTCCGGGCATCAGCGCTCGACGCCTCCGCGCCGTCCTCGACCCTTTGCCCGAAGCCGTCATTTTGCGCGCATTCGGGGTCGGAAATATCCCCAGTGATGAACCCGGCGTCGTCGACGCCATCCTCGATGTCATCTCCGCCGGCACCCCCGTCGTCGTCGCTTCCCAATGCATGCAAGCTGATGTCCAACTGGGTCAATACCAGTCAAGTCATGCCCTCACGGAGGGCGGAGCTGTCAGCGCCCATGACATGACTCTCGAGGCTCTCTATGCCAAGCTAGTCTTTCTGCTCTCTCAAGGGCTGCACGGCAAAGAGCTCAAGCGATGGATCGAGACCGACATCGCTGGTGAGATCAGCGTCTAA
- a CDS encoding amino acid permease translates to MQEGDSVTPHTSTTVDKGDAGYDKALKNRHLQMIAIGGSIGTGLFLGTGGRLAQGGPGLAISYAVCGIFAFLMVRALGEMAIRRPSSGAFVSYAREFMGEKGAYATGWFFFLDWSVTVMADITAVALYLHYWTPLRAIPQWVLALIALGVVFTLNMLSVKMFGEAEFWFAAIKVAAIILFMIAAIWAIVTGARVGNYTAGLHNIAQHGGFFPAGLAPVFALTLGVIFAFGGTEMVGVAAGETKDASKILPKAINSMILRIFVFYVGSIILMALVLPYTAYSSNESPFVTFFTGIGIPYAGDIIQVIVLTAALSSLNAGLYSTGRTLRSLAVAGEAPKAAAKLNRHHVPSGGIAMTAALGLLGVALNAFLPDSAFEIVMNLAGIGIAGTWAMVLLAHTRFVSAVRRGKDNRPEYRMPGAPVTNYISLAFLLIVVLSNVTSESGRWTLALFALVAIAMVAGWYAVRNSIKPDLLDNVVPSDEGM, encoded by the coding sequence ATGCAGGAAGGTGATTCTGTCACCCCGCACACCAGCACCACCGTTGATAAGGGGGATGCCGGCTACGACAAGGCCTTAAAGAACAGGCACCTGCAGATGATCGCCATCGGCGGCTCAATCGGCACCGGCTTGTTTCTGGGTACTGGCGGACGCCTTGCCCAAGGTGGCCCCGGATTGGCGATAAGCTACGCCGTCTGTGGCATCTTCGCCTTCCTCATGGTGAGGGCCCTCGGTGAGATGGCTATTCGTCGTCCGTCCTCAGGCGCCTTCGTGTCCTACGCGCGTGAATTCATGGGTGAGAAGGGCGCCTACGCCACCGGATGGTTCTTCTTCCTTGACTGGTCGGTCACGGTGATGGCTGACATCACCGCAGTGGCGCTGTACCTGCATTATTGGACGCCCTTGCGTGCCATCCCACAATGGGTGTTAGCGCTCATCGCCCTCGGCGTGGTGTTTACCCTCAACATGTTGAGCGTGAAGATGTTCGGCGAGGCCGAATTTTGGTTCGCTGCTATCAAGGTAGCCGCGATCATCCTGTTCATGATCGCGGCCATCTGGGCCATCGTCACGGGTGCGCGGGTTGGCAACTACACCGCAGGCCTTCACAACATCGCCCAGCATGGCGGATTCTTCCCCGCTGGGCTGGCGCCGGTCTTTGCACTCACTCTGGGAGTGATCTTCGCCTTCGGCGGCACCGAGATGGTCGGCGTAGCAGCAGGCGAGACCAAGGATGCGAGCAAGATCTTGCCCAAGGCCATCAACTCGATGATCCTGCGTATCTTCGTCTTCTACGTCGGTTCGATCATCTTGATGGCGCTGGTACTGCCGTACACTGCCTATTCAAGCAATGAATCCCCGTTCGTCACCTTCTTCACCGGAATCGGAATTCCCTACGCTGGTGACATCATCCAGGTAATCGTCCTGACGGCTGCCCTCAGCTCGCTCAATGCTGGCCTGTACTCGACCGGACGCACCCTGAGGTCATTGGCGGTTGCCGGCGAAGCACCAAAAGCCGCTGCTAAACTCAACCGTCACCACGTGCCTTCTGGCGGCATCGCCATGACCGCCGCCCTCGGTCTGCTGGGCGTTGCCCTCAACGCCTTCCTCCCGGATAGCGCCTTCGAGATCGTCATGAACCTCGCCGGCATCGGTATCGCCGGCACGTGGGCGATGGTCCTGCTCGCCCACACCCGTTTCGTGAGCGCAGTGAGGCGGGGCAAGGACAACCGACCGGAATACCGCATGCCTGGTGCCCCGGTCACGAACTACATCTCATTGGCCTTCCTGCTGATCGTCGTACTGTCGAACGTCACTTCGGAATCGGGGCGCTGGACACTAGCCCTCTTCGCCCTGGTCGCAATTGCCATGGTCGCCGGGTGGTACGCAGTCCGTAACAGCATCAAACCCGACCTGCTCGACAACGTGGTTCCAAGCGATGAGGGGATGTGA
- a CDS encoding glycine hydroxymethyltransferase — MSDPRAVDPTARDIAEKLAPAYRTMLDAIAQVEPRIAEATRAELTDQRHSLKLIASENYASLPVLATMGTWFSDKYAEGTAGHRFYAGCQNVDTVETIAAEHACALFGAEHAYVQPHSGIDANLTAYWTILAHHIETPALSEFGARTVNDLTQVDWDTLRHRFNDQRAIGMSLDAGGHLTHGFRPNISGKMFDQRSYGTDPQTGLLDYDKVAELAREFKPLVIVAGYSAYPRRVNFAKMREIADEVGAVLMVDMAHFAGLVAGKVFTGDENPIPHAQVVTTTTHKSLRGPRGGMVLTTKDYADDVDRGCPMVLGGPLSHVMAAKAVALAEARTQTFRDYAQRVANNAKALAEGLMKRGVKLVTDGTDNHINLLDVTTSFGLTGRQAEAALLDAGVVTNRNSIPTDPNGAWYTSGIRIGTPALTSRGFGPDEFDQVAELIVTTLEATTPMTASTGKPGKAKYQIADGVAQKVHDAADELLGNFPLYPGLDLA, encoded by the coding sequence GTGAGTGATCCCCGTGCCGTCGATCCCACTGCCCGTGACATTGCCGAGAAGCTAGCCCCGGCCTACCGCACCATGCTCGACGCGATCGCACAGGTCGAGCCGCGGATCGCGGAGGCCACCCGTGCTGAACTCACCGACCAGCGTCATTCCCTCAAACTTATTGCTTCCGAAAACTACGCATCCTTGCCAGTTCTGGCGACCATGGGTACCTGGTTCTCTGATAAGTACGCCGAAGGTACTGCCGGCCACCGCTTCTACGCCGGTTGCCAAAACGTTGACACCGTCGAGACGATCGCCGCCGAGCATGCCTGCGCTCTGTTCGGCGCTGAGCACGCTTACGTACAGCCCCACTCCGGCATTGACGCCAACCTCACCGCCTACTGGACGATCCTGGCCCACCATATCGAGACCCCAGCCCTGTCAGAATTTGGCGCCCGCACTGTCAATGACCTCACTCAAGTTGACTGGGACACCCTGCGTCATCGTTTCAATGACCAGCGGGCGATCGGCATGAGCCTCGATGCTGGTGGCCACCTTACCCACGGTTTCCGCCCCAATATCTCCGGAAAGATGTTCGACCAGCGCTCCTACGGCACCGATCCGCAAACGGGCCTGCTCGACTACGACAAGGTCGCTGAGCTGGCCCGCGAGTTTAAGCCGCTTGTCATCGTCGCCGGATACTCCGCCTACCCGCGCCGCGTTAATTTCGCAAAGATGCGCGAGATTGCCGACGAAGTCGGTGCTGTGCTCATGGTCGATATGGCCCACTTCGCTGGCCTGGTAGCTGGCAAAGTCTTCACTGGTGACGAGAACCCCATCCCCCACGCCCAGGTCGTGACGACGACGACCCACAAGTCGCTACGCGGACCGCGCGGCGGCATGGTGCTGACGACTAAGGACTACGCCGACGACGTCGACCGCGGCTGCCCAATGGTGCTCGGCGGCCCGCTGTCCCACGTCATGGCTGCCAAGGCCGTCGCTCTGGCAGAAGCGCGCACCCAGACCTTCCGCGACTACGCTCAGCGCGTCGCCAATAACGCGAAGGCCCTAGCCGAAGGACTCATGAAACGTGGCGTCAAGCTCGTCACCGATGGGACTGACAACCACATCAACCTGCTCGACGTCACGACGAGCTTCGGGCTGACCGGTCGTCAGGCCGAGGCCGCGCTGCTGGACGCCGGTGTGGTCACCAACCGCAACTCCATTCCGACTGACCCGAACGGCGCCTGGTACACCTCTGGCATACGCATCGGCACCCCGGCACTGACCTCCCGCGGATTCGGACCCGACGAATTCGATCAGGTCGCCGAGCTCATCGTCACTACCTTGGAGGCCACCACCCCGATGACGGCCTCCACCGGCAAGCCCGGCAAGGCCAAATACCAAATTGCCGACGGTGTGGCGCAGAAGGTCCATGACGCCGCCGACGAGCTGCTGGGCAACTTCCCCCTCTACCCAGGGCTGGATTTGGCCTGA